In the Microtus pennsylvanicus isolate mMicPen1 chromosome 6, mMicPen1.hap1, whole genome shotgun sequence genome, one interval contains:
- the LOC142851871 gene encoding uncharacterized protein LOC142851871 yields the protein MCFRWSVSILNYLIRKRNLLGCDRATSQSCTAGRWCRCGAGTQRVPSGPPENAKGSGPHLGTKRTGPVRTPGRCGRSVAGPCGGSTAGHGDGSLADLGMRRRVHRGTTRRVHRGATPMGLVRTAGRVGRSTAGQRGGSTVGSRGTMRRVRRWTTVTGPFRTPGRLGGSPAGRRGVSTAGRCGASTAGRPFLTLTGVKGEDPERSRNATEAKRSSACRLHRRPLASLWRRNSASQRFPGHGASTKRFPDHGVAVRDCADSCTEPNSHRTSARSSCNPTVNFKGRS from the coding sequence atgtGTTTTCGGTGGTCAGTGTCAATTCTTAATTACTTAATACGTAAACGTAATTTACTTGGTTGTGACCGCGCCACTTCTCAAAGCTGTACCGCCGGCCGCTGGTGTCGCTGTGGCGCCGGAACTCAGCGAGTCCCGTCAGGGCCGCCGGAAAACGCTAAAGGGTCCGGTCCGCACCTTGGGACGAAGCGGACGGGTCCCGTCCGGACGCCCGGACGATGCGGCAGGTCCGTCGCGGGACCATGCGGCGGGTCCACTGCGGGACACGGTGACGGGTCCCTTGCGGACCTCGGGATGAGGCGGCGTGTCCACCGCGGGACCACGCGGCGGGTCCACCGCGGGGCGACGCCGATGGGTCTCGTCCGGACCGCCGGACGAGTCGGCAGGTCCACCGCGGGACAACGCGGCGGGTCTACCGTGGGAAGCCGTGGGACCATGCGGCGGGTCCGCCGCTGGACAACGGTGACGGGTCCGTTCCGGACCCCGGGACGACTTGGCGGGTCCCCCGCGGGACGACGCGGCGTGTCCACCGCGGGACGATGCGGCGCGTCCACAGCGGGACGACCGTTTCTCACTCTCACCGGAGTCAAAGGAGAAGAcccagaaagaagcagaaatgcTACTGAGGCCAAACGCAGTTCAGCATGCCGGCTGCACCGCCGGCCGCTGGCGTCGCTGTGGCGCCGGAACTCAGCGTCACAGCGATTCCCGGGGCACGGAGCTAGCACTAAGAGGTTCCCCGACCACGGTGTCGCTGTCCGCGATTGCGCGGATTCGTGCACGGAGCCGAATTCCCATCGGACGTCGGCTCGCTCGAGCTGCAATCCGACGGTGAATTTCAAAGGGCGTTCGTGA
- the LOC142851869 gene encoding uncharacterized protein LOC142851869 has translation MCFRWSVSILNYLIHKRNLLGCDRATSQSCTAGRWCRCGAGTQRVPSGPPENAKGSGPHLGTKRTGPVRTPGRCGRSVAGPCGGSTAGHGDGSLADLGIRRRVHRGTMRRVHRGATPMGLVRTAGRVGRSTAGQRGGSTVGNRGTMRRVRRWTTVTGPFRTPGRLGGSPAGRRGVSTAGRCGASTAGRPFLTLTGVKGEDPERRRNATEAKCSSACGLHRRPLESLWRRNSASQRFPGHGASTKRFPDHGVAVRDCADSCTEPNSHRTSARSSCNPTVNFKGRS, from the coding sequence atgtGTTTTCGGTGGTCAGTGTCAATTCTTAATTACTTAATACATAAACGTAATTTACTTGGTTGTGACCGCGCCACTTCTCAAAGCTGCACCGCCGGCCGCTGGTGTCGCTGTGGCGCCGGAACTCAGCGAGTCCCGTCAGGGCCGCCGGAAAACGCTAAAGGGTCCGGTCCGCACCTTGGGACGAAGCGGACGGGTCCCGTCCGGACGCCCGGACGATGCGGCAGGTCCGTCGCGGGACCATGCGGCGGGTCCACTGCGGGACACGGTGACGGGTCCCTTGCGGACCTCGGGATAAGGCGGCGTGTCCACCGCGGGACCATGCGGCGGGTCCACCGCGGGGCGACGCCGATGGGTCTCGTCCGGACCGCCGGACGAGTCGGCAGGTCCACCGCGGGACAACGCGGCGGGTCTACCGTGGGAAACCGTGGGACCATGCGGCGGGTCCGCCGCTGGACAACGGTGACGGGTCCGTTCCGGACCCCGGGACGACTTGGCGGGTCCCCCGCGGGACGACGCGGAGTGTCCACCGCGGGACGATGCGGCGCGTCCACCGCGGGACGACCGTTTCTCACTCTCACCGGAGTCAAAGGAGAAGACCCAGAAAGACGCAGAAATGCTACTGAGGCCAAATGCAGTTCAGCATGCGGGCTGCACCGCCGGCCGCTGGAGTCGCTGTGGCGCCGGAACTCAGCGTCACAGCGATTCCCGGGGCACGGAGCTAGCACTAAGAGGTTCCCCGACCACGGTGTCGCTGTCCGCGATTGCGCGGATTCGTGCACGGAGCCGAATTCCCATCGGACGTCGGCTCGCTCGAGCTGCAATCCGACGGTGAATTTCAAAGGGCGTTCGTGA